The Sphingobium sp. JS3065 genomic sequence TGGAGGTTCGGCTGCCCTGTTCAACCCACTTCGCTTACCAGAAGGGAGCAGGTCGCAAACCGGCCTCGATCCGCCTCCTGCAAGCAGGTGAAAATCCCGCCAAGCCCTCGAATGTTTTGGCGCACCATGTGGCTATTTAATCGAGCGAGGACACGCCAGGCGCGATCCATTGGTCTAGCCAAGCCTCCGTGTCGAGCAACGCCATCAGCCTCAAATAATATACTGGGTCTCGGCACCGACCCGTTCGAAAAATCTCGTCCAACTCGGTCCGATTCAGAATCCCCTGCCGGCTGAGATGTCCGTAGGAGAGGCGCTCGCGAATTTGCTCAATACGGGCGTCTAGCAGGGCAAGAATGAAACTGTCTGGCCCAGCCTTTGTCGTCCGGTTAAGAATCGTGCCCGGAAGCTGGGTGGAAAATGCATCGCGAATGAAAGCGCGATTTCGTCCGCCCGTGCAAGCGCGCCAACTTGGTATAGCCAGGCAAAGCTCGACTATCGGTTGGGCGGCGATCGGGTTCACTACGGTGAATGGAAGGTCAGGCGAATAGCCCTCGACATGATGTTGCATACGAAGCAGCATGTTGATGTGCCCCGCCTTGCCGGGAATCAAACGATCGTTCGGCGTCAACCACGGATGTTCGATTGGAAGGTGCGCCTGAGCGGCCAAGAGTTCTTCGCTGAGCAATTGCGGTGTCGGCTTCCAGCGGCATTTGCCGCCATCGTGCACCACTAGACGGGCGGTTTCCAAGATGACCCTGAAAAGGCTTGTCCGGGTTAGCGAAGCAACGTCTAACATCGTCGCGAGACTGGGACCGATCCCCTGCAGCAAGAAGCGATCAATTATCGGGCGCACCGATGCGCTATTATAGAATATGTTGTCGCCGCCGTTGCCGGTGAAAATGGCTGCGACATTTTGTGACTGGGCAATCCTGGCTACCGCCGCTCGATAGGCCTGCTCATGGATTCGGCCAGACGGGCGTGGCAAATGACTGGCGACTGATTTGCCGAGATCAATGTCTTCCAGATGATAAAATTCTTCCAGCAATTCGACCTGCGCATGCTGCGACATACATTTGGCATATGGGCGCTCGTCGCCGTTTGGATCCTGCGTACTTATCGTGAGGGCCGTCACGTTCGTACGGCTTCTGGCAAGGCATGCCAGGACGACGGAAGAATCCAGGCCGCCGGAAAGTGTGGCCACGACATTATCAAACTGCGAGGCGAAGGCAGCAACGCAGTTTTGAATTGTCCGCTCTACCTTCACATCCAGCACTGGATCCGCGGCATCTCCCCGACTGTCCACATAGCTCCACGGTGACCATAGCTGCGCGATGGCCGTGGTCTGACTGGAAATTGTAATCTCTGTTCCTGGCAGCAATTCTCGGAATTCGAGCAGAGCCGTATGAGGGCTCGGCAGGTCTCTGAGATAGAGATAATGTGCCAAAGCTTGCCAATCGACACTGCCGCGAGCGAGGCCAGCCTGAACAAGAAGCTTGGCCCGGGACGCGAAGGCGACATAGTCATGGCCCCGGACATAGAGGCAGGATAGCGTGCCCAGCGGCGCTCGAAGGACATGATGACCAGTGGCCCCCCTGTGCAAGGCAATATAGCTTCCCCAATAGCGCTCCAGAAGATGGCGAACTGAACTGGCGGTGATCTGATCTGCCTCTTTGCCATCCAGCTGCCGTTGACGCTCGGGCGGACCAAAAGTCGGAAAGAGGGATCCGAGAATGACGCCGGTTTCCCCAAGGTCGATCACGTCCGCGGGTGCGTTGGTGAAGAGCAGATAGTCCTTTGTCCGCTTCGTCAGGACAAGACCGGTCCCGGCCATTAACTGGTCGGACCGTCGTTCCCGGCTGTCTGACTCACTTTCGAGCAAGATCACATACTGAAACGGCATCAGATCACGAGAATGGGCACGTAACCGGCAACATTCTCGAGCCTGTCATTGAGCACGAGGTCTCCCGATTGCGCCCAACAATGGGCTGAAAATGGCCTGGCTTGAACGCCGACGACGAACGATGGGAAATAGCCGCGGACGTGGCTTGCACGCAGGAAAGACAATGTGCGCACCAGACAGCGATCAGCGACGGGAAATATATAGTCCAGTTTCGCAAAGCTCGCGGCGATCAAAAAATAGGTTTCCAGGCCGCTGTCCTGTCGAGGGGCGTATCGAGCACGGCTCCGAAATGTGTCAGCACGCAGCCGATTGAGGCCCATTGCCCGGCACTTGATCGCCATATTGATCTGGATGGCCGCAAGTTGTGCTGTCAGAGTCCAGTGTGGCCGGACGCATGCCGGCAGAATCAATTCCCGCTCCGCGGCAGGAAGAATTGCCGTGTCCGGGTTCGACGCGACCGTCGGCTCCTCCACGATCAGCTTTTGCCGCACAAGAAGGGCGATGTTTTCACAAGCTGGGTCGGTAGTCTCGGGCTGTGCTATAACTTCGCGTAGCGCCATTTCGAGCGAAGGCGGCAAGGCGAAATAGCGATCCGCTTCAAGATCCAGAAGGATGAGTTTGTCTGCTTTGGCAGCATAGAGATTGTCACGAAGGCGATAGCGCATGCCCAATACCCCCAAGGAAAGGCGCACCTCACATCCTGCAAGGCGCGCCCCACCCTTTCAGTCGTCGGAAATGCCGCCGATCAGACTGCGCGGCTGGCCCTCTGCATCTGACTGGCCTTGGTTGGCGCCTTTGGTTTCGGCGATGGCCGAACCGAGATCGATCAGTTCGTCGTCGTGATGTTCGTCATTGCGTTGCATGACACGCTCCTTTTGATCCGCCGCAAGAACAGCGGCAGTCCAAGGATAGCGCGGGCAAACCTTCGACGGACCCGAATATATCTAGACAAATTGGCGCGATATCCGAGAATATTTTCTGAGTCTGACTTGGATTTAAGTATCGGCCTTCTAAGCGACTGATTTAGCGTTCCAACGCCTCTTGCGCCTGCTTCTGGATAATTTGCTGTTGATGGTCGATTCTCCGCTCATGGTAAGATTCAATGCGCCGATGGACGCTCTTATGGACATCGGCCACAGCGGAATTTGTCATTGTACGCAGCTCTCTAGCAGCCTCCTTGATCTTGGCTGCTCCAGCGACTCGCTGATAGAATAGACGTTCGTTGATCTGTGCGATGGCGGCCATGGCCTCCGTATTTCCTGTTGATTCAGCAAACGCGAGGAAGATTGATCCGGTAAGTGTCGCGATCTCAACGGGCGTGCTGCCGAACCCCGCACGCGAGAAACGGTCCAGAGTCTGGCTGAGAACCGATTTTTTCATCCTCTGGGCCAAGCCCAAGAGCAGATGCGTGTTCCAAGCATAAAGATGGATCAGTTCTAGCGGGGTCGCAAGCGTGACCCGAAATCCGCCAGCGCTATCTGGCTCGACCAAGCCCTCCCCCATCAGTCGACAGGCTGCTTCTCGCACAGGTGTTTTGCTCGCCCCATGGCGGTCTGCGATGTCCTGGATCTCGAGTTTCTCACCAGCGTGGAAGAGACCCGCCAGATAGTCTGCCTTGAGTGCGCGATAGACGCGCTCTTGCGTGATCGGATCCGCTGCAGACATCACTAGCTCGCCCCTGCTGCGAGCGCCGAGGGCTGCCATCTGGGCGTAAGGGCATTGGTCAGCTGGCTAAGATTCCGCTCTGCGACGACTTCAACGCATAGCCGCTCGAGATCGCAAAGATCGCCAGCCGCGAGCTGCCTTGGGAAGCACATGCGCTGGCCCGCGAACAACAGGGGGATGAGAATGTGGCCGGTCGACAAACCAAGCCGATATGCGCAGCGCAGATGATCATCGAGCTTCGACTTCGGGTTTCCGGACTCAATCTCGCGCAGCCAGCGGACTCCCATACCGAGATTCCTGGCCAGCTCGCGCTGCGTGATACCTATCTTCTTCCGTGCTTCCTCAATCTGCCGTCCCGACTGTTCTTTCACATACGAGAGCGGTGCATCAGCAACGGAAGCCGCGCAATCCAGCGACATGTCCGTGTCTCCTTACGGGAGATACCGCCCGCCAAGGCCATTTCGGACCCTATTGCTAGGTGTGCATACCACCACTGTCAAACGGAACCGCCGCCAATTTGGCCAAGCATCGACTGCCAGCATTCTGAAATCATTGACCAATCTTGCCATCGGCGATTGGCGGCCTTTTCACCGGCGGGCTCGCGCGCTCGAAAGCAGCCAGGAGCTGTGCGCCATCCGCGCGCGCAAGATGCTGAAGCGCGAGGATGTAGATGCTCCCGAGTGAGGGCGGCTCGCGATCCGGCACGGCACATCGGACACGCTCGGCGATCTGTGAGGCAGTATCCCAAAGACGATGCGGCGCGCCGACGTGATGCTCCTCCGATCCGCTCAATGGTGCTTCTCGCAGGGCATTCAAAGAATCGACTATAGTGCTCGCTGGGACCGTATCGAGATAGTTCACAGCCACATGCAGGGTAGTGCCCCACGCAAGGAGGCAGCGCGTGGTGCGAATCAGATGGCAGTGCGAGTCGATGAGCACATCCATCCCGGCCGGCGAGAGCCGGAGTTTGAAAGTTCGTGTTGCTCGGCCCATTCGCTTGTTACCCCCTTCCCGATAGCGATTTGCTGCTGTTTCGGGGCAAAAGTCGGTCTTTACCCTACTCCAACCATGGCTAAAGCGGCACTTCAGTGCCGCTCGGTTCCATTTAGCGCCCATCCGGGCGTGTGATGGCCCGCAATATTCAAGTTGCGGACTTATAAGCTTTCTTTCGCCGCTTCGGCACCTCAGTGCCCTCCCTATTGCAGGCATTTCAAGACATCGGCATTGCTCGTGGCACACCGGATCGGTGGTCATGGGCGCCTCTAGCTAACGCCCGCAGTCCCTCGATCCGCACCTTTCAAACCCTGAACCAAAGCGCGGATTCGCGCCACGAGGAGACGCGTCTCATGACCTTTCCACGCCCATCGACCAGGCTTGCTGCGATCCTTGCGACCAGCCTGCTCGCGTCCCAGGCCCAGGCGCAGGATTATCGGCCCGACGCCGAAGGCTATCCCTGTGCCGCCCGCAGCCAGCTCGCGATCGTCCAAGACGATCAGGGCTATTCGATCCGCCTCCGGCAAGTGGCGGGACAGGCCGCCAAGCCGGTGGTTGCTACCGCGATCCCGATCGGTGCCGCGTTCAAGGTCGACGCAAGGATCTTCGCGCTTTCGGCCCAAGCGAGCGGGGAGGTTCCCAGTGCGTCGCGCCGTTGAACTGCTGGCAGCTTCGTTGCTGCTCGCGGGGACATCCGCGTTTGCGCAGAATGCCCCGATAGCGGCCCCGAGTGATCCTCTGCCCGCGGCAGCTGCAGACGCCCAGCGTCAATTGCGCCAGACCTTCACCAACCTCAGCTTTGAGGACTTCGGACCAGCGCCCGTCAAGGGAGCCATCTATCAGGCGACGGCCGGTGGGCGCATCATCTATTTTGCGCCGGAGAGTGGTCATCTGCTGTTCGCAGCCGTCTACGACAAGAACGGCATCAACGTCACCGCAATGGCCCAGGATGCGAGCGCGCGAAAGCGGCTCGGCGCGATCGACCCAGCCGATGCGCTTGTGATCGGTCCGGCCGGTGCGCCCCAGGTGATCGAGTTCACCGATCCCGACTGCCCCTATTGCCAGGCGCTCGATCGCTTTTGGGCGGCGAAGGCCGCCGAGGGCAAGCCGGTTCAGCGGCTGATCTACTTCGTCAGCACGATCCATCCGGATGCCGCGGCGAAAGCCGAGCATATCCTCTGCTCCCCCGACAAGGAAGCCGCGTTCAAAGCGGTCTATGCCGGCGCGAAGCCCGCAGTGCTCCTCAAATGCCAGGCCGGACAGCAGAAGGTCGCGAAGGACGCGCGCACCGTCAGCAAGATGGGCATCGCCGGTACGCCGACGCTGTTCGTCGATGGCAAGCTCGTCTCCGGTTTTCAGCAGGCCGAGCTCCAGGCGTTCCTCGATCAGAAGGGCAACGTCGATGCACAACCCTGACTCGCCCAGTGCAGTGCCGAACGCCTGCACTCCCCTCCCCTATCTGGCGGGCCTCACCACCACTCCGCGCCGCTGCTCCAATGAGCGTGCGCCGAGCGGTGCGAGGGCCGGGATGCCGGCGGCCGCGCTCCTTCGGAGCCGTCCAGCGTCGCCGTCGGCCGACAACGATTCCCATCGGTGCCGGCAGGCATGTGTTCGGACGGCTCCGTTTCCAAGGAGACCATCAATGCTCAGTCTGCTCCCCAACCGGACTTTCCGCACCGCCGACGCGGCGGTCCTGTTCTTGCTGGTTGCCATCGCCTGCACCAGCGCCGCCCACGCCTT encodes the following:
- a CDS encoding asparagine synthetase B family protein, whose translation is MPFQYVILLESESDSRERRSDQLMAGTGLVLTKRTKDYLLFTNAPADVIDLGETGVILGSLFPTFGPPERQRQLDGKEADQITASSVRHLLERYWGSYIALHRGATGHHVLRAPLGTLSCLYVRGHDYVAFASRAKLLVQAGLARGSVDWQALAHYLYLRDLPSPHTALLEFRELLPGTEITISSQTTAIAQLWSPWSYVDSRGDAADPVLDVKVERTIQNCVAAFASQFDNVVATLSGGLDSSVVLACLARSRTNVTALTISTQDPNGDERPYAKCMSQHAQVELLEEFYHLEDIDLGKSVASHLPRPSGRIHEQAYRAAVARIAQSQNVAAIFTGNGGDNIFYNSASVRPIIDRFLLQGIGPSLATMLDVASLTRTSLFRVILETARLVVHDGGKCRWKPTPQLLSEELLAAQAHLPIEHPWLTPNDRLIPGKAGHINMLLRMQHHVEGYSPDLPFTVVNPIAAQPIVELCLAIPSWRACTGGRNRAFIRDAFSTQLPGTILNRTTKAGPDSFILALLDARIEQIRERLSYGHLSRQGILNRTELDEIFRTGRCRDPVYYLRLMALLDTEAWLDQWIAPGVSSLD
- a CDS encoding lasso peptide biosynthesis B2 protein, whose product is MRYRLRDNLYAAKADKLILLDLEADRYFALPPSLEMALREVIAQPETTDPACENIALLVRQKLIVEEPTVASNPDTAILPAAERELILPACVRPHWTLTAQLAAIQINMAIKCRAMGLNRLRADTFRSRARYAPRQDSGLETYFLIAASFAKLDYIFPVADRCLVRTLSFLRASHVRGYFPSFVVGVQARPFSAHCWAQSGDLVLNDRLENVAGYVPILVI
- a CDS encoding benenodin family lasso peptide, which produces MQRNDEHHDDELIDLGSAIAETKGANQGQSDAEGQPRSLIGGISDD
- a CDS encoding helix-turn-helix domain-containing protein produces the protein MSLDCAASVADAPLSYVKEQSGRQIEEARKKIGITQRELARNLGMGVRWLREIESGNPKSKLDDHLRCAYRLGLSTGHILIPLLFAGQRMCFPRQLAAGDLCDLERLCVEVVAERNLSQLTNALTPRWQPSALAAGAS
- a CDS encoding GntR family transcriptional regulator, translated to MSAADPITQERVYRALKADYLAGLFHAGEKLEIQDIADRHGASKTPVREAACRLMGEGLVEPDSAGGFRVTLATPLELIHLYAWNTHLLLGLAQRMKKSVLSQTLDRFSRAGFGSTPVEIATLTGSIFLAFAESTGNTEAMAAIAQINERLFYQRVAGAAKIKEAARELRTMTNSAVADVHKSVHRRIESYHERRIDHQQQIIQKQAQEALER
- a CDS encoding DsbC family protein, with the protein product MRRAVELLAASLLLAGTSAFAQNAPIAAPSDPLPAAAADAQRQLRQTFTNLSFEDFGPAPVKGAIYQATAGGRIIYFAPESGHLLFAAVYDKNGINVTAMAQDASARKRLGAIDPADALVIGPAGAPQVIEFTDPDCPYCQALDRFWAAKAAEGKPVQRLIYFVSTIHPDAAAKAEHILCSPDKEAAFKAVYAGAKPAVLLKCQAGQQKVAKDARTVSKMGIAGTPTLFVDGKLVSGFQQAELQAFLDQKGNVDAQP